In Pyricularia oryzae 70-15 chromosome 2, whole genome shotgun sequence, one genomic interval encodes:
- a CDS encoding cleavage and polyadenylation specificity factor subunit 5, whose protein sequence is MSTITTTALQSGQPPIIPLSFNANQPETIRLYPLSNYTFGVKETQPEEDPSVLARLKRLEEHYNAHGMRRTCEGILVCHEHNHPHILMLQIANAFFKLPGDYLRPEDDEVEGFKARLDERLAPVGRLGEGEEAGDWQIGDCLAQWWRPNFETFMYPFVPAHVTRPKECKKLYFIQLPNSKVLSVPKNMKLLAVPLFELYDNSARYGPQLSAIPHLLSKYNFEFVDEQGNVVAQTPGSGPGEGDHVPKTKVLAGGDDVDMKQENGAH, encoded by the exons ATGTCAACCATCACAACAACGGCACTGCAATCCGGGCAGCCGCCCATAATACCACTATCCTTCAATGCCAACCAGCCCGAGACCATCCGCCTCTACCCGCTATCGAACTACACATTCGGCGTCAAGGAGACGCAGCCCGAGGAGGACCCCTCGGTGCTCGCACGCTTGAAGCGCCTGGAGGAGCACTACAACGCACACGGCATGCGCCGCACCTGCGAGGGCATCCTTGTCTGCCACGAGCACAACCACCCCCACATTCTCATGCTGCAGATCGCAAACGCCTTCTTCAAACTACCCGGCGATTATCTGCGGCCGGAGGACGATGAAGTCGAGGGCTTCAAGGCGCGCTTGGATGAGCGCTTGGCACCCGTCGGAAGGCtgggcgagggcgaggaggCGGGAGACTGGCAGATTGGAGACTGCCTTGCGCAGTGGTGGCGGCCCAACTTTGAGACCTTCATGTATCCATTCGTCCCGGCGCACGTTACGCGGCCCAAGGAGTGCAAGAAGCTCTACTTCATCCAGCTACCAAACTCCA AGGTCCTGAGCGTCCCCAAGAACATGAAGCTGCTCGCCGTTCCTCTATTCGAGCTTTACGACAACTCTGCTCGCTATGGCCCTCAGCTATCCGCCATTCCTCACCTACTCAGCAAGTACAACTTCGAGTTTGTTGACGAACAAGGGAACGTGGTAGCGCAGACACCAGGCAGCGGCCCTGGCGAAGGCGACCACGTACCAAAAACCAAAGTCCTCGCTGGCGGCGATGACGTGGATATGAAGCAGGAGAACGGCGCACATTAA
- a CDS encoding nuclear pore complex subunit has protein sequence MPLPVTSPPPMEDQARFDQIMKHGHQDLVQAVAFNSYGDRCTTGSVDGKIRVFNRHQDGIWRHCDNWTAHGGEILELQWLPPTIYPNLLASLGIDGRFKLWAEDAAAAPGRRFSHRHKENARAAYEHRSRGGGGSYRSFSIRHNDETRHSHLALLASDGQLEVFENELPENLTDWNPIARFNVCSRPTRGEEVSFRVRFDPNPDPCYTALRAGAPTDSLGLVVAAMDTVHIYRSREAIGNPSGPAGASAVREFYLAAEVQGHRGLVRDVAWAPGNIRGYDIIASACQDGFVRVMRLETPFDPNDGKTWSEHDLVKGGAGSNAYESKSNTHSRTGTASENSPHASGNHHQFQQSHPGHTPNVPQAKSMLGSELAISSAHDQRPMTGLPGEVTHQVHVLSKLDSHRTPVWRVGFDDDGQILGSVGDEGRLLLYRQTPDGSWAKSSELAMIKMKMATP, from the coding sequence ATGCCTCTGCCTGTGACGTCGCCTCCACCAATGGAGGATCAGGCGAGGTTCGACCAGATCATGAAGCATGGTCACCAGGATCTTGTCCAGGCTGTAGCTTTCAACAGCTACGGAGACAGGTGCACAACAGGCTCGGTGGACGGAAAAATCCGCGTCTTCAACCGACATCAAGACGGCATCTGGAGGCATTGTGACAACTGGACCGCTCATGGTGGAGAAATCTTGGAGTTACAGTGGCTCCCGCCAACTATATATCCCAACCTCCTGGCCTCCCTTGGCATCGATGGTCGCTTCAAGCTCTGGGCCGAGGATGCTGCTGCAGCCCCAGGGCGACGCTTCAGTCATCGCCACAAGGAAAACGCCAGGGCTGCTTATGAGCACCGGTCCAGAGGCGGCGGTGGCTCCTACCGCTCATTTTCCATCCGTCACAACGACGAGACGCGCCATTCTCACTTGGCACTTTTGGCATCCGATGGCCAACTGGAAGTCTTTGAAAACGAGCTGCCAGAAAATCTGACCGACTGGAATCCCATAGCCCGTTTTAATGTCTGTTCCAGGCCCACACGCGGCGAGGAGGTCTCGTTTCGCGTCCGCTTCGATCCAAACCCTGATCCATGTTATACCGCACTGCGTGCTGGTGCTCCCACAGACTCCCTCGGGCTCGTGGTCGCGGCGATGGATACTGTGCACATTTATCGGTCCCGAGAAGCGATTGGGAACCCTTCGGGTCCTGCGGGAGCCTCCGCGGTAAGGGAGTTTTACCTCGCTGCTGAGGTCCAGGGCCATCGCGGGCTGGTTCGGGATGTCGCGTGGGCGCCTGGCAACATCCGGGGCTACGACATCATAGCATCAGCCTGCCAGGATGGCTTTGTGAGGGTTATGCGTCTGGAAACACCATTCGACCCGAATGATGGAAAGACTTGGTCTGAGCACGACTTGGTCAAAGGGGGCGCTGGCAGCAACGCTTACGAATCAAAGTCGAACACGCATTCTCGCACCGGAACTGCCTCTGAGAATTCCCCTCATGCATCTGGGAATCACCACCAATTTCAGCAAAGCCACCCAGGCCATACACCAAACGTCCCGCAGGCTAAATCCATGTTGGGCTCGGAGTTGGCCATATCCAGTGCCCACGACCAGCGGCCCATGACTGGACTACCTGGCGAAGTCACACACCAGGTGCACGTGCTATCGAAGCTTGACAGCCATCGAACACCAGTCTGGCGCGTTGGATTCGACGATGATGGTCAAATTCTGGGCAGTGTCGGGGACGAAGGGCGACTTTTACTGTATCGGCAGACACCAGATGGATCTTGGGCGAAGAGCTCTGAGCTTGCCATGATCAAGATGAAGATGGCCACGCCCTGA
- a CDS encoding ThiJ/PfpI family protein has protein sequence MVKKVLVVLTSASEMKNKNGNAKPTGWFLPEFAHPYDEFAKAGYELTVVSPKGGESKLDPASIEMFKSDPSSTSFLNNQKDLWEKTKKLSDYVDKASEFDAVFYPGGHGPMLDLAVDAESQKLIANFFEAGKPVAAVCHAPIVLADVKLSTGEYLVKGKTVTGFTNKEEEIMQLVDYMPFLLEDKVKASGASFVKADEPWGEKVVVDGKLITGQNPASAKALGEALVKVLG, from the exons ATGGTTAAGAAGGTCCTCGTCGTTCTCACCTCGGCTTCCGAGATGAAGAACAAGAATGGCAACGCCAAGCCTACCGGTTGGTTCTTG CCCGAGTTCGCCCACCCTTACGACGAGttcgccaaggccggctacGAGCTCACCGTAGTCTCGCCCAAGGGCGGCGAGTCCAAGCTCGACCCGGCCAGCATCGAGATGTTCAAGTCCGACCCCTCATCGACGTCGTTCTTGAACAACCAGAAGGACCTGTGGGAGAAGACCAAGAAGCTGTCTGACTACGTCGACAAGGCCTCTGAGTTCGACGCCGTCTTCTACCCCGGTGGCCACGGCCCCATGCTGGACCTGGCCGTTGACGCCGAGTCGCAAAAGCTGATTGCCAACTTTTTCGAGGCTGGCAagcccgtcgccgccgtctgTCACGCCCCGATCGTCCTGGCCGACGTGAAGTTGTCCACCGGCGAGTACCTGGTCAAGGGCAAGACCGTTACCGGCTTCACCAacaaggaggaggagatcatgcagctcgtcgactaCATGCCTTTCCTGCTGGAGGACAAAGTCAAGGCCAGCGGCGCATCCTTCGTCAAGGCTGACGAGCCATGGGGAGAGAAGGTCGTGGTCGACGGCAAGCTCATTACCGGTCAGAACCCGGCTAGTGCGAAGGCACTAGGCGAGGCCCTGGTTAAGGTGTTGGGTTAA
- a CDS encoding retinol dehydrogenase 13, whose amino-acid sequence MPIPFLTYVYHHGAPEWMPQPWNIIKGGGTLAALALTKWYCTGATNLSERKMHGKVVMITGGTSGIGAAAALEIAKRGGQVVLLTKQPPSDPFLVEFIEDMRSRAGHTMIYAEQVDLESMYSIRKFATKWIDNAPPRRLDAIVLCAATLTPPGMPRTETAEGIESVWMVNYLANFHLLSILSPAIKAQPFDRDVRVIMATCPSYIASPPLSKAIDADAWSPGTAYARSKLALLTFGKAFQKHLDAYKRPDQLPMNSRVVFIDPGYCRTTGMTRWISRGTLWGLFVYLACYFFSWLLLKSPYMGAQSILFALMEGELSRIPGGQLVKECRVVDFARKDIEDEEASKKLWEASDALIEKTEKEQGALRAKMKKEESQKEKENEEAEKVQEVEALVEAIKKGRSKEKEKEREKDKDRSKEKSKDKQKDKDRSKERTKDKSKDKEKEKDKEKDKSKSKSKSSRKKE is encoded by the coding sequence ATGCCAATCCCCTTTCTCACATACGTTTACCATCATGGTGCCCCGGAATGGATGCCACAGCCATGGAACATCATCAAAGGCGGCGGCACTCTAGCCGCCCTGGCCCTTACCAAATGGTACTGCACCGGCGCAACAAACCTGTCGGAACGCAAGATGCACGGCAAGGTTGTCATGATTACTGGAGGTACATCCGGCATCGGGGCAGCTGCGGCATTGGAGATTGCCAAGCGAGGCGGACAGGTCGTTTTACTCACCAAGCAGCCGCCCTCGGATCCATTCTTGGTCGAATTCATTGAGGACATGCGCTCGAGGGCAGGTCACACCATGATCTATGCCGAGCAGGTCGACCTCGAGTCCATGTACAGCATCCGAAAGTTTGCAACCAAGTGGATCGACAACGCCCCTCCCAGGCGTCTGGATGCCATCGTGCTCTGCGCCGCCACGCTCACGCCGCCCGGGATGCCTCGGACAGAGACCGCCGAGGGCATAGAAAGCGTATGGATGGTCAACTACCTCGCCAACTTCCACCTCCTCAGCATCCTCAGTCCCGCCATCAAAGCGCAGCCGTTTGATCGCGACGTGCGAGTCATCATGGCCACCTGCCCGTCTTACATTGCATCTCCACCGCTGAGCAAAGCCATTGACGCCGACGCCTGGTCGCCCGGGACGGCCTACGCGCGAAGCAAACTCGCCCTATTGACGTTCGGCAAGGCTTTCCAGAAGCATCTGGATGCCTACAAGCGGCCGGACCAGCTGCCCATGAACTCGCGCGTCGTCTTTATCGACCCGGGCTACTGTCGCACCACGGGCATGACGCGCTGGATCTCCCGAGGCACGCTGTGGGGGTTGTTCGTCTACCTGGCGTGTTACTTCTTCTCGTGGCTGTTGCTCAAGAGCCCGTACATGGGGGCACAGTCCATTCTGTTCGCGCTCATGGAAGGAGAGCTGTCCCGAATCCCGGGCGGGCAGCTGGTGAAGGAGTGCAGGGTCGTCGATTTTGCGAGGAAGGACattgaggacgaggaggcatCCAAGAAACTTTGGGAGGCGAGCGATGCCTTGATTGAGAAGACCGAGAAGGAACAGGGTGCGTTGAGAGCCAAGATGAAAAAGGAGGAATCTCagaaggagaaggaaaaCGAGGAGGCCGAAAAGGTGCAGGAAGTAGAGGCTCTCGTTGAAGCCATCAAGAAGGGAAGATCcaaagaaaaggagaagGAAAGGGAAAAGGACAAGGATAGGTCCAAAGagaagtcaaaagacaaacaaaaGGATAAGGATCGATCCAAGGAGAGGACCAAGGACAAGTCCAAGGATAaagagaaggagaaggaTAAGGAAAAGGATAAATCCAAGTCCAAGTCCAAGTCTTCCAGAAAGAAGGAATGA
- a CDS encoding vesicle-associated membrane protein 725, whose amino-acid sequence MASSSTPPTPLLYSCIAHNSTILTECTTSASSQTSSLASLVLPKITHTSPQKLTYTHGAHHIHYIAEAPSDHGPHAASAGGLTFLVIADSSVGRSVPFGYLFEIRRRFLEEYPPGSTDFADQPNYGAASFNGELRRLMVEIGSTRQGRDDAVQNAQREIDDVRGIMTRNIEGLLERGERIDLLVDKTDRLGGSAREFRVRSRGLKRQMWWKNVKLMGLLGLVMFLILLTIIIAVKNS is encoded by the exons ATGGCCTCATCATCAACACCTCCGACACCTCTTCTCTA TTCGTGCATCGCGCACAACAGCACAATCCTCACCGAGTGCACAACGTCAGCATCTTCACAGACATCATCGCTTGCGTCCCTAGTCCTGCCGAAAATCACACACACTTCGCCGCAGAAACTCACGTACACACACGGCGCCCACCACATACACTACATCGCCGAGGCGCCCTCGGACCATGGCCCCCACGCCGCCAGCGCGGGCGGCCTGACCTTCTTGGTCATTGCCGACTCCTCAGTGGGCCGCAGCGTACCATTTGGCTACCTGTTTGAGATCCGACGACGATTCCTTGAGGAGTACCCGCCTGGCTCGACCGACTTTGCCGACCAGCCCAACTACGGCGCCGCCAGCTTCAACGGCGAGCTGCGTCGGCTGATGGTTGAGATTGGGAGCACGCGCCAGGGCAGAGATGACGCCGTACAGAATGCCCAGCGTGAGATCGACGACGTCCGGGGCATCATGACGCGCAACATTGAGGGTCTGCTCGAGCGCGGCGAACGTATCGACCTGCTGGTCGACAAGACGGACCGGCTCGGCGGCTCGGCTCGCGAATTCCGCGTGCGTAGCCGTGGACTCAAGCGTCAAATGTGGTGGAAAAACGTCAAACTCATGGGATTGCTTGGTCTCGTCATGTTTTTGATATTGTTGACCATCATTATCGCAGTAAAAAACTCATGA
- a CDS encoding ATP-dependent RNA helicase SUV3, with the protein MKSLVRTLSRPTRLVRTTLPICTRQLSVSPARSRRESKSKSKSSQQISYTSTSTTSTPTAGSGKSDAYYNFRRLVQKHFNTLLDKLDSMDPRSDEYRGFGFTGSRNIRTTAKKFTDALEASFNLAAHGSHNRTDNPLFWSLRHGFVTGNIGGLNREIKYAFRSFTGHTKYSPPSTHILPKLGDFQHPTEWFPGTRSMQRKIHLHVGPTNSGKTYNALKALESATTGVYAGPLRLLAHEVYTRMVAKGRSCALLTGEEQRWPEDTQSFISSCTVEMAPLNTVVDVAVIDEIQMIADPDRGWAWTQAVLGIQAREVHLCGEERTVDLIKRLAESMGDECIVHQYERLSPLEPMNSSLGGDLKKLQKGDAVVAFSRIGLHALKRGIEKQTGKRCAIVYGSLPPETRAEQAALFNDPDNEYDYIVASDAIGMGLNLEIRRVVFDTTNKFDGSERRFLGESEIKQIGGRAGRFRSAAQAIQSATEGDEEIARRAVSRPSVGYVTCVDDGDLRRIQKAFEVEVPPIKAAGLLPPAAIIEKFSSYFAQDTPLSHILLKIREVVRTSDDYFVCNFDDWIEAADIIQAFPMPISDRLVLLSAPLDYKTKEFMRICAKCVSELKDGHLLSLDGLELEVLDVDDTCFNKYRAQEQLNKLETLHKCLILYLWLSYRYQGVFVSQDLAFHAKSLVEEKIRERLDKVDFRLDDRLEQKRKIEALMLKNQARKKEMLQEAGLVYDTTGSSLAADAPAQQAVAYGSDAVSARL; encoded by the coding sequence ATGAAATCCCTTGTGCGCACCCTGTCGAGGCCGACACGACTGGTCCGTACTACTCTGCCGATATGTACTCGACAGCTTAGTGTCTCGCCGGCCCGCTCGAGGAGAGAATCCAAGTCCAAATCCAAATCTTCACAGCAAATATCTTATACTAGCACGTCAACCACCTCGACTCCTACCGCAGGGTCAGGCAAATCCGATGCGTACTACAACTTCCGTCGATTGGTGCAGAAACACTTCAACACCCTTCTCGACAAGCTTGATTCGATGGACCCCCGAAGCGACGAGTACAGGGGCTTTGGATTCACAGGGTCACGCAACATCCGCACAACGGCCAAAAAATTCACCGACGCTCTCGAGGCGAGCTTCAACTTGGCGGCGCATGGGAGTCACAACAGGACCGATAATCCACTGTTCTGGAGCTTGCGCCATGGGTTCGTCACAGGAAACATTGGTGGGCTAAACAGGGAGATCAAATACGCCTTTCGCAGCTTCACTGGTCATACCAAGTACAGTCCTCCTTCGACACATATCCTTCCCAAGCTGGGTGATTTCCAGCACCCTACAGAATGGTTCCCCGGTACACGAAGCATGCAGAGGAAAATACATCTTCACGTCGGCCCGACAAATTCTGGAAAGACATACAACGCACTCAAGGCACTGGAGAGCGCGACAACAGGGGTCTACGCAGGACCACTGAGACTGCTGGCCCACGAGGTGTATACTCGCATGGTGGCCAAGGGCAGGAGCTGTGCTTTGCTCACCGGAGAGGAGCAGAGGTGGCCGGAAGATACCCAAAGTTTTATCTCTTCCTGCACGGTGGAGATGGCACCGCTGAATACAGTCGTCGATGTGGCGGTCATTGACGAGATCCAGATGATTGCGGATCCGGATCGGGGCTGGGCTTGGACGCAAGCCGTTCTTGGAATACAAGCACGCGAAGTTCATCTCTGCGGTGAGGAGAGAACCGTGGATCTCATCAAGAGATTGGCTGAGAGCATGGGAGATGAGTGCATCGTGCACCAATACGAGAGATTGAGTCCGCTGGAGCCGATGAACTCAAGTCTGGGCGGTGATTTGAAAAAACTTCAAAAGGGTGACGCGGTTGTCGCCTTTAGCAGGATTGGTCTTCACGCTCTCAAGCGAGGTATTGAAAAGCAGACGGGCAAGCGGTGTGCTATTGTTTACGGTTCCTTGCCTCCCGAGACCAGAGCAGAACAGGCCGCACTGTTCAACGACCCGGATAACGAATACGACTACATCGTGGCGAGCGATGCTATAGGCATGGGCCTTAACCTGGAGATCAGGAGAGTCGTGTTTGACACTACCAACAAGTTTGACGGCTCAGAACGACGTTTCTTGGGGGAATCTGAAATTAAGCAAATCGGCGGCAGGGCCGGCCGCTTTCGCAGTGCAGCTCAGGCCATACAGAGTGCAACGGAGGGCGACGAGGAGATTGCGCGCAGAGCAGTCTCCCGTCCAAGCGTTGGTTATGTTACTTGTGTGGACGACGGCGACTTGCGCAGAATCCAGAAGGCTTTCGAAGTGGAAGTGCCCCCGATCAAGGCGGCAGGACTGTTGCCGCCCGCGGCCATCATTGAGAAGTTCTCGTCGTACTTTGCGCAGGACACGCCGCTATCACACATTCTTCTCAAAATTCGAGAGGTGGTCAGGACCTCGGATGACTATTTCGTCTGCAATTTCGACGACTGGATCGAGGCTGCAGATATCATCCAGGCTTTCCCCATGCCGATTTCCGACCGCCTTGTGCTGCTTTCAGCACCATTGGACTACAAAACCAAGGAGTTTATGCGAATATGCGCCAAGTGTGTGTCCGAGCTGAAAGACGGGCATCTTCTGAGCCTGGACGGGCTCGAACTTGAGGTGCTTGACGTGGACGACACGTGCTTTAACAAATATAGGGCCCAGGAGCAGCTGAACAAACTCGAAACTCTCCACAAATGTCTCATTTTATACCTCTGGCTCAGCTATCGATACCAGGGCGTGTTTGTCAGCCAGGATCTTGCGTTCCACGCCAAGTCGCTCGTCGAAGAGAAGATACGTGAGAGGCTCGACAAGGTGGACTTTAGGTTGGATGACAGGCTCGAACAAAAGAGGAAGATCGAAGCATTGATGTTGAAGAACCAAGCCAGGAAGAAGGAGATGTTGCAGGAGGCTGGTTTAGTGTATGATACGACGGGTAGTTCGTTGGCAGCAGACGCTCCGGCACAGCAGGCCGTCGCATACGGGTCAGATGCTGTTTCAGCGAGACTCTAG
- a CDS encoding ubiquitin carboxyl-terminal hydrolase: protein MASSTGNPAAPEVGGTRPAFIPLEANPELMTELVHGLGLSSALQMHDVFSIDDPEMLAFIPRPALALLLVFPVSAIYESHRLAEDSLLADYAGKGPDEPVMWFRQTIRNACGMMGILHATLNGPAKNFIDADSTLDKLLKDATPLEPAARSKLIETNGALAQQNKAVASRGDTAAPEATDDVDLHYVCFVKAEDGTLWELDGRRKGPLARGKLEDSEDVLSEKALVLGPRKFLEREGGDMRFSCVALAQSMD from the exons ATGGCATCCAGCACAGGAAACCCGGCAGCGCCCGAAGTAGGAGGCACCAGGCCGGCGTTCATACCGCTCGAGGCCAACCCGGAGCTGATGACGGAGCTGGTGCACGGCCTGGGCCTTAGCAGCGCTCTGCAGATGCACGACGTCTTCTCCATCGACGACCCGGAGATGTTAGCCTTCATCCCGCGGCCCGCCCTGGCCCTGCTGCTGGTCTTCCCCGTCTCGGCCATCTACGAGTCGCACCGCCTAGCCGAGGACTCGCTCCTGGCCGACTACGCCGGCAAGGGCCCCGACGAGCCCGTCATGTGGTTCAGGCAGACCATCAGGAACGCCTGCGGCATGATGGGCATCTTGCATGCCACCCTGAACGGCCCTGCCAAGAACTTTATCG ACGCCGATTCAACTCTTGACAAGCTTTTGAAGGACGCCACGCCGCTCGAGCCGGCGGCCCGCTCCAAGCTGATAGAGACCAACGGCGCCCTCGCGCAGCAGAACAAGGCGGTCGCCTCACGGGGTGACACCGCGGCGCCCGAGGCCACCGACGACGTGGACCTGCACTATGTCTGCTTCGTCAAGGCGGAGGACGGCACGCTCTGGGAGCTTGACGGCCGGCGAAAGGGTCCGCTTGCGCGCGGCAAGCTCGAGGACTCGGAGGACGTGCTGTCTGAGAAGGCTCTTGTGCTGGGACCCCGCAAGTTCCTCGAGCGGGAGGGAGGGGATATGCGCTTCAGTTGCGTGGCTTTGGCTCAGAGCATGGATTAG
- a CDS encoding 3-hydroxyisobutyrate dehydrogenase: MKVSPQSLRHLRASRRAFSSTARRLDTYGFIGLGQMGYQMAKNLQSKLSTSDTVRLYDINRDVMQRLAGEMKTSSKADTTGGAAVELAESGEAASAGADTVITVLPEPIHVKTVYKAIIASQSQDGNQKPCLFIDCSTIDPSSSREVANAVAAAGSTFADAPMSGGVVGATAGTLTFMLGCEKPELVGRIEPVLLKMGRRVLNCGAQGTGLSAKLANNYLLAISNVATAEAMNLGIRWGLDPKVLAGVINASTGKCWPSETNNPVPGVVDGAPAGRDYAGGFGIALMRKDLGLAITAAQEAGAKLELADRAKKVYDAADKEERCKGRDFSVVYRHIGGKE, encoded by the exons ATGAAAGTCTCGCCACAGTCTCTCCGCCATCTCAGGGCGTCGAGAAGGGCTTTCTCGTCGACAGCGCGGAGGTTAGACACTTATGGCTTTATCGGACTAGGACAGATG GGTTACCAAATGGCCAAGAATCTGCAGTCAAAGCTTTCTACGTCAGACACCGTTCGTCTGTACGACATCAACCGTGACGTAATGCAAAGGCTGGCAGGGGAGATGAAGACGTCTTCAAAAGCAGACACGACAGGCGGGGCGGCGGTTGAGCTGGCCGAGTCTGGCGAGGCTGCCTCGGCCGGAGCG GACACTGTCATAACCGTGCTACCCGAGCCGATCCACGTAAAGACAGTCTACAAAGCCATCATCGCCTCCCAGTCCCAAGACGGCAACCAAAAGCCATGCCTCTTCATCGACTGCTCGACCATCGACCCCTCCTCCTCCAGGGAGGTGGCCAACGCAGTAGCGGCGGCCGGGTCGACCTTTGCCGACGCGCCCATGTCGGGAGGCGTGGTCGGGGCCACGGCGGGGACGTTGACCTTTATGCTGGGCTGCGAGAAGCCGGAGCTGGTCGGGCGCATCGAGCCGGTGCTGCTCAAGATGGGCAGGCGGGTGCTGAACTGCGGCGCGCAGGGAACGGGGCTGTCGGCCAAGCTGGCCAACAACTACCTCCTGGCCATCTCCAACGTGGCCACGGCCGAGGCCATGAACCTGGGAATCCGGTGGGGGCTGGACCCAAAGGTCCTGGCAGGCGTCATCAACGCCTCGACGGGCAAGTGCTGGCCCAGCGAGACCAACAACCCCGTCCCCGGCGTGGTCGACGGCGCGCCGGCGGGTCGGGACTACGCTGGAGGGTTCGGCATCGCGCTGATGCGCAAAGACCTGGGGCTGGCCATCACGGCGGCGCAGGAGGCGGGCGCGAAGCTCGAGCTGGCTGACAGGGCCAAGAAGGTTTACGACGCGGCGGACAAGGAGGAGAGGTGCAAAGGGAGGGACTTTAGTGTCGTTTATCGCCATATAGGGGGCAAGGAATGA
- a CDS encoding rho GDP dissociation inhibitor, translated as MASHHDEDTMPEETQGYKLSQPKQSLAEYSQMDAGDESLQRYKQSLGLGQGKDLSDPNDPRVCIIYSLTMESPGRDPVKIDLRTPGSEKTLKDHPFKIKEGAKFTMVADFKVQHEILSGLHYVQVVKRKGIKVSKDSEMIGSYAPNTDKQPIYTKKFQEEEAPTGMLARGHYNAISSFVDDDKKKHLEFEWSFDIAKDW; from the exons ATGGCATCCCACCATGATGAAGATACGATGCCGGAGGAGACTCAGGGCTATAAACTATCACAGCCCAAGCAGAGTCTGGCTGAGTACAGCCAAATGG ATGCCGGAGACGAGTCTCTGCAGAGGTACAAGCAGTCCCTGGGCCTCGGCCAGGGCAAGGACCTCTCAGACCCCAACGACCCGCGAGTGTGCATCATCTACAGCCTTACCATGGAGTCGCCAGGCCGCGACCCGGTCAAGATCGATCTGCGGACTCCCGGCAGCGAGAAGACCTTGAAGGACCACCCCTTCAAGATCAAGGAGGGTGCCAAGTTCACCATGGTTGCCGATTTCAAGGTCCAACATGAGATTCTCAGTGGTCTGCACTACGTTCAGGTCGTCAAGCGCAAGGGTATCAAGGTCAGCAAGGATAGCGAGATGATT GGAAGCTACGCTCCGAACACGGACAAGCAGCCGATTTACACCAAGAAAT TCCAAGAAGAGGAGGCCCCCACAGGCATGCTCGCCCGCGGCCATTACAACGCCATCTCCAGCTTCGTCGACGatgacaagaagaagcacCTGGAGTTCGA GTGGAGTTTCGATATCGCCAAGGACTGGTGA
- a CDS encoding serine/threonine-protein phosphatase, with protein sequence MPGLPASVDLDECISRLYKKELLAESVIEAICAKTKELLMRESNVVHVRAPVTVVGDIHGQFFDLIEIFKIGGWCPDTNYLFLGDYVDRGMFSVETISLLVCLKLRYPNRVHLIRGNHESRGVTQSYGFYTECSRKYGNANVWHHFTDMFDFLTLSVVINDQIFCVHGGLSPSIHSIDQIKIIDRFREIPHEGPMADLVWSDPDPERDEFSLSPRGAGYTFGAQVVKKFLAVNGMSHILRAHQLCQEGYQVLYDDRLSTVWSAPNYCYRCGNMASVLEVSDTGERFFNVFAAAPENDQHKDIQPGGEKSADSSALPDYFL encoded by the exons atgCCCGGCCTACCGG CTTCAGTCGATCTGGACGAGTGCATCTCGCGCTTGTACAAGAAGGAACTGCTTGCAGAATCCGTCATCGAAGCAATATGCGCCAAGACGAAAGAGCTGCTCATGCGCGAAAGCAACGTTGTCCACGTCCGCGCCCCCGTAACCGTCGTCGGGGATATACACGGCCAATTCTTCGACCTCATTGAGATATTCAAGATTGGTGGCTGGTGCCCCGACACAAATTACCTCTTTTTGG GCGACTATGTCGATCGCGGAATGTTCAGCGTCGAGACCATATCCCTCCTTGTTTGTTTAAAGCTTAGATACCCGAACCGCGTCCATCTGATCCGAGGGAATCACGAGTCGCGCGGCGTCACACAGTCATATGGCTTCTATACCGAATGCTCAAGAAAATACGGCAATGCCAACGTCTGGCATCATTTTACCGACATGTTTGATTTCCTCACGCTCAGCGTTGTGATAAATGACCAGATATTCTGTGTCCACGGAG GCCTCTCCCCTTCTATCCATTCTATCGACCAGATCAAGATCATCGACCGTTTCCGCGAAATTCCCCACGAGGGGCCCATGGCCGACCTTGTGTGGTCCGACCCAGACCCGGAACGCGACGAGTTCAGCCTCTCGCCGCGCGGCGCCGGCTACACCTTTGGCGCGCAAGTCGTCAAGAAGTTCTTGGCCGTCAACGGCATGTCGCATATCCTGCGTGCTCACCAGCTTTGCCAGGAGGGCTACCAGGTGCTCTACGACGATCGCTTGAGCACCGTCTGGAGCGCACCGAATTATTGTTACCGATGCGGGAATATGGCTAGTGTTCTCGAAGTGAGCGACACCGGCGAGCGCTTCTTCAACGTCTTTGCTGCGGCTCCTGAAAACGACCAGCACAAGGACATACAACCTGGTGGCGAGAAGTCGGCCGATTCGAGTGCACTTCCGGACTACTTTTTGTAA